The genome window GGCAAAGGCGCGCGTCTCGGAGGAGAAGGTCCCGCTCGACTTCTCGCACGGGGTCATCGACAAGTGCATCCTGCGCGCGCTCCTCGGCGAGGATACCCTCATCGTCACGACCGGGAGCATGGTCGGGCGTGTCCGGGAGAGGGTCCAGGAGTTCTCGCGGGAGTACGGGATCGAGATAGACCTCAGGACGGCGCGGGACACCGGGTGATTCACCCACCGGCCCGCAGGGAGGCCTCGTCTCACTGCGCGTCTCCCCGGCCCGCCTCTTCCCCGCGGAGGCGCCGGATCACCCCGACGACCTTCCTCCCCTTCTCCCTCGCTTCCGAGAGAGCCGTCGGGTGTCCCCTGATGCCCCCGTACCTGTCCATCTCGTTCGCGATGATGTTGTCGTAGTACTCGAACCCGAGCGTGTTGAAGAACGCGGTGATGGCGGGGAATGCCGCGTCAAAGACGTTGTCCCACGAGAGTCCCGCGGTCGAGATGAAGATCCCCTTGTGCCTGCGTATGTGGTCGTCCGGGAAGTACATGGTCTTGAGGACGAACTTCCTCGCCCACAGGTACTGGGCGCGGTCGATCAGCCCCTTCAGCTCGGCGGTGATCCCCATGCTGTAGATGGGGGACGCGACGGCGAGGCAGTCCGAGGCGAGGATCCGCTCAAAGAGCGGGATCGCGTCGTCCGCGAGGATGCAGTTCCCGCTCCTGTGGCACGCGTTGCACCCCCTGCAGGGTGAGTATGAGAGCTCCCGAAGGATGACCTTCTCGACCCCGGCCCCCGCCTCCCGCGTGCCGTCGAGGAACGCGTCGAGGAGGGTCTCCGTGTTCCCGTGCCTGCGGGGACTCCCCGAGAGCCCGATCACCTTCACCGGCACGTCACGTCCCCCGCCTCTGCGCGAGGTCTGCGATTACTTCCCTGCCCAGCCGCTCGGCATCCTCCCGGGCGGTGGGGTGGGAGAGGATCGCACCCTTCTCGTCCACGCCGTTCACCATGAGGTACCGGATATCCTTGTCGGGGATCTCGACCACGTGGAAGAAGCACTTCACCGTGGGGATGGCACCGTCAAAGACGTGGTCCCACTTCTGCCCCGCCGTGGAGAGGAAGACCCCTATCCTCTTGCCCTTCCGCTCGGGGGGGACGACGGGGAGGCGCAGCACGTACTTCCTCGAGCGGAAGACCTGGAACCTGTCGATCAGCGCTTTTGCCTGCGCGCAGATCCCCATGCAGAAGATGGGTGCAGCGAGGACGATGCAGTCGGCGGCGACGATCCTATCGTGGAGATAATCCATCCCGTCGCGCTGGACGCACATGTTCAGCCTCTCGCACGCGTTGCAGCCCCTGCAGGGGTTGACGTTTGCGTCCGCGAGGACGACCTTCTCAACCGCGACCCCCCCCTCCCGTGCCATCGCACCGAGGACCCAGTCAAGGAGCGTCTCGGAGTTACCTCCGCGTCGCGGGCTCCCGGCAAAAGCGAGGACTTTCAGATCCATGGATGTGCCCTAGGTCTTCCCGGGCAAAAAACGTGTCCAATGGGAGCGGCCGGGTGCGTTCGAAAAAGGAGGAGGGGGGCCTACAGCTTCTTGAAGCAGAGGTACCAGTCCTTGCACTCGTACCCCTCGGAGAGGCGCCTGTCCATCTCCTCCTTGTTCCTCGGCGCGGGCACGACGACCTTGTCCCCTGGCTGCCAGTTCGCGGGCGTCGCGACGCCGTACTTGTCGGTCGTCTGAAGCGACTTTATGAGCCTGACGATCTCGGGCATGTACCGCCCCGCGGTGAGCGGGTAGTAGATCATCGCCCTGAGAATCCCCCTGTCGTCGATGAAGAAGACGGCCCTGACGGCGGCGGTGCTGCTCTGGCCGGGGTGGATCATCCCGTACATCTTCGCGACCTTCATGTCGAGGTCCGCGATGATCGGGAAGGTGATGTCGACCCCCATCTTCTCCTTGATGTTGCGGATCCACGCGAGGTGGGAGTGGACCGAGTCGACGGAGAGACCTATCAACTGGACGTTGAGGGACTCGAGTTCCCCTGCGATCTGGGAGAACGCGATGAACTCTGTCGTGCACACCGGCGTGAAGTCCGCCGGGTGCGAGAAGAGGACGACCCACTTGCCCCGGAAATCGGAGAGCCTCAAGGTCCCCGCGGTCGTGAGTGCCTCGAAATCGGGCGCGGGTTCACCGAGGATCGGCATCGGCCCTTGCTCGCAGGACACCGCCCCTCACTCCCCCATGACCTCGTCGAGCTGTGCCTTGCCGTACACGTAGGCGGGCATCCCGGCGAGGAGGAATGCGACGCGCAGGGCTTCTTCGACCTCCTTCTTCGTGATCCCGAGGTTCTTTGCACCCGCAAGCTGCGCCCGCACCGCGTGCTGGTCGCGCAGCGACGCCGCGATCGCGATCGCGATCAGCTTCTTCGTCTTGCGGGTGAGAGCCCCGTCGTCCCAGATGTGCCCCTCGAGTTTCAGCACCATCTCGTACATCTGGGGGTCCTTCTCGGCGAGCTCCCTGAAGAACTTCGGGACCTTGCCGATCATCCGCTCGAGGTCCTTTGTATCCTTGGCCATACCGCGATCACTTCACGAGCTTCATGGGCTGCCCGCAGCAGACGAGTTCCCCGCCGCCGACCTCCTTCACGACGACGACGTTGCCGCAGATCTCGCACTCGAAGACTTCTCCCACCTTCGATACGTTCACCATCTCTCTCATCTCCTCTCTTTCACGTGGTCTTTCCCGCCAGCCTGTCCCCGGGCGCGGGGTGTACCGTGACACCCCCCGTGCCCCAAAGCGCGCTCCCGTTCCGCGTGCTCCCCGCTGCGTGCAGGAGCGGAAAAACAAAGTTTAGATGTTGCTCTTCCCGCGCTTCGGCGGATTCATCGCGTCTTCCGGCGTCTTTATGTCCGGACGGATGTGGGTCATGGGGAAGCACTGGTACTGCTCGCACGCGCACTGGGGGCATTTCCTTAGGTCCTGTTCCGCCTTGTCGAGAACGAGTTCACGCCCGCAGTCCAGGCAGACGTACTTTCCGGGCCCGACTTTCTGCCCTGCTCTTACCGTGTCGGTCAGAGATATCACCATCTGCTAAATGGGAGGAGAGATTATTAATGGTTTTGTTCCCGCCCTCCCGGGTGGATAACGGGTTTTCTGCCGTTCACGTCCGCGTGCGCCCCGCTGCAACCCGCGTCTCCGGCCTGACCACCGCCGTTTATCAGGGGCGGCGCGAATCTCATTTCCATGCGACCGCGTGTCGTCGGCCTCCTCGGGAGTCCCCTCCCCGGAGGGAACACGGCGAAGCTCCTCGACCGTGCCCTCTCGGGCGCACGGGACGCGGGCTGCGACGTTCAGCGCATCGACGTCCCGAACCTCGCCTTCCGCCCGTGCAGGGAGATATTCTACTGCCGCGAGCACGAGACGTGCGCCATGAAGGACGACATGGGCCCCATGTACAGGACGTTCGCGGAGCTGGACGGCCTGGTCGTGGCGTCGCCGGTGATGACGATGGGGATTCCGGGCGCGCTCAAGTCGTTCATGGACCGGTTCCAGGTCTTCTTCATGGCGAAGTACGTGAGGGGAAGGCCGCTCGTCCCGGAGGAGAAGAGGGCCCTCCGCCGCGGCCTCTACATCGGGATCGCGGGGATGAACGTCCCGTACGTCTTCGACGGCGCGAAGCTCTCGGTCAAGGCCTTCTTCGCGATCGTGGACGTGAAGTACGGGGACGAACTCCTCGTCCCCGACATGGACACCATACGGGACATCGGGACGCGCCCCGAGATCCTCGACGCCGCGTACCGCAAGGGGTTCCACCTCGGCAAGCTCCTCGCAGGGGAGGTGCCCTGACCACCTCCCGGCCTCCCTTCAGAGGTCCCCCCTCTCACGGAGGCTCGTGTAGCCCGAACGGGCGACGATGAGGTGGTCAAGGAGCCTGATCCCGAGGATCTCCCCCGCCTCCCGCAGCTGCCGCGTGATCGCGAGGTCCTGCGGGCTCGGCTCGAGGGATCCCGAGGGGTGGTTGTGGACGCAGACGATCGCCGCGGCCCGGTCCGTGATCGCGTCGGCGAAGACCTCGCGGGGGTGGACGAGGCTCTGGGTGAGGAGACCGACCGTGATCGTCCTCTTCTCGATCACCTCGTGGGCGCCGTTGAGGGTGATGCAGACGAAGTGCTCCTGGTTCTTCCTCGCGAGGTCCGAGACGAGCGGGAAGACGTCGGCGGGGGACTGGATGCGGATCCGGGCCTCCTCCTCCCTCC of Methanolinea sp. contains these proteins:
- a CDS encoding flavodoxin family protein; translation: MPVKVIGLSGSPRRHGNTETLLDAFLDGTREAGAGVEKVILRELSYSPCRGCNACHRSGNCILADDAIPLFERILASDCLAVASPIYSMGITAELKGLIDRAQYLWARKFVLKTMYFPDDHIRRHKGIFISTAGLSWDNVFDAAFPAITAFFNTLGFEYYDNIIANEMDRYGGIRGHPTALSEAREKGRKVVGVIRRLRGEEAGRGDAQ
- a CDS encoding NAD(P)H-dependent oxidoreductase — protein: MDLKVLAFAGSPRRGGNSETLLDWVLGAMAREGGVAVEKVVLADANVNPCRGCNACERLNMCVQRDGMDYLHDRIVAADCIVLAAPIFCMGICAQAKALIDRFQVFRSRKYVLRLPVVPPERKGKRIGVFLSTAGQKWDHVFDGAIPTVKCFFHVVEIPDKDIRYLMVNGVDEKGAILSHPTAREDAERLGREVIADLAQRRGT
- a CDS encoding peroxiredoxin produces the protein MPILGEPAPDFEALTTAGTLRLSDFRGKWVVLFSHPADFTPVCTTEFIAFSQIAGELESLNVQLIGLSVDSVHSHLAWIRNIKEKMGVDITFPIIADLDMKVAKMYGMIHPGQSSTAAVRAVFFIDDRGILRAMIYYPLTAGRYMPEIVRLIKSLQTTDKYGVATPANWQPGDKVVVPAPRNKEEMDRRLSEGYECKDWYLCFKKL
- a CDS encoding carboxymuconolactone decarboxylase family protein, translated to MAKDTKDLERMIGKVPKFFRELAEKDPQMYEMVLKLEGHIWDDGALTRKTKKLIAIAIAASLRDQHAVRAQLAGAKNLGITKKEVEEALRVAFLLAGMPAYVYGKAQLDEVMGE
- a CDS encoding desulfoferrodoxin FeS4 iron-binding domain-containing protein, encoding MVNVSKVGEVFECEICGNVVVVKEVGGGELVCCGQPMKLVK
- a CDS encoding flavodoxin family protein, which encodes MRPRVVGLLGSPLPGGNTAKLLDRALSGARDAGCDVQRIDVPNLAFRPCREIFYCREHETCAMKDDMGPMYRTFAELDGLVVASPVMTMGIPGALKSFMDRFQVFFMAKYVRGRPLVPEEKRALRRGLYIGIAGMNVPYVFDGAKLSVKAFFAIVDVKYGDELLVPDMDTIRDIGTRPEILDAAYRKGFHLGKLLAGEVP
- the radC gene encoding DNA repair protein RadC; the protein is MKRMRDLAACDRPREKIAEKGARALSDHELIAAIIGHGTPERDVFSLAKDIAALFSRKNGEISYDDLVRLKGMGPGKAAQILAALELARRYARREEEARIRIQSPADVFPLVSDLARKNQEHFVCITLNGAHEVIEKRTITVGLLTQSLVHPREVFADAITDRAAAIVCVHNHPSGSLEPSPQDLAITRQLREAGEILGIRLLDHLIVARSGYTSLRERGDL